In one Oscillospiraceae bacterium genomic region, the following are encoded:
- a CDS encoding alcohol dehydrogenase, which produces MEQFALKPTIYFGPDALSALEALSGRRVMVVTDGFLASSGLLDRVKARLKDCAVEVFDAVKPDPSLRLVAEGAAALAAFRPEALVAFGGGSPMDCAKAMRHFAPPAGPLPLWCVPTTAGTGSEVTSFAVLTDTDAGVKYPLVDGALLPDAAVLDAALLAGVPPAVTADTGMDVLTHAAEAYVARGANAFTDALAEKAFVLAYRSLPEAHAQQGESPARERMLQASCLAGIAFNAAGLGLSHALAHALGGRYHVPHGRLNALLLPHVLHFNGEDPRAAEKYARLAGLCGLAKNGRALAAALSRMRAGLGMPETLSACGVEGRALRADLEALAAAALADVCLPGNPRPATEEALKTLLKELV; this is translated from the coding sequence ATGGAACAATTTGCATTAAAACCGACCATCTATTTCGGCCCCGACGCGCTGAGCGCCCTGGAGGCCCTCTCCGGCAGGCGGGTCATGGTGGTGACAGACGGCTTTCTGGCCTCCTCCGGCCTGCTGGACCGGGTGAAGGCCCGGCTCAAAGACTGCGCGGTGGAGGTCTTCGACGCCGTCAAGCCCGACCCCTCCCTCCGGCTGGTGGCCGAGGGGGCCGCGGCTCTGGCGGCCTTTCGGCCCGAGGCCCTGGTGGCCTTCGGCGGCGGCTCCCCCATGGACTGCGCCAAGGCCATGCGGCACTTTGCGCCTCCGGCGGGTCCGCTGCCGCTCTGGTGCGTGCCCACCACGGCGGGCACCGGGTCGGAGGTCACCTCCTTCGCCGTGCTCACCGACACCGACGCGGGGGTAAAGTACCCCCTGGTGGACGGCGCGCTGCTGCCCGACGCGGCGGTGCTGGACGCCGCCCTCCTGGCCGGGGTGCCGCCCGCCGTGACCGCCGACACCGGCATGGACGTGCTCACCCACGCGGCCGAGGCCTACGTGGCGCGGGGGGCCAACGCCTTTACCGACGCCCTGGCCGAGAAGGCCTTTGTCCTGGCCTACCGCAGCCTGCCCGAGGCCCACGCGCAGCAGGGGGAGAGCCCCGCCAGGGAGCGGATGCTCCAGGCGTCCTGCCTGGCGGGCATCGCCTTCAACGCGGCGGGGCTGGGGCTCAGCCACGCGCTGGCCCACGCCCTGGGGGGGCGCTACCACGTGCCCCACGGGCGGCTCAACGCCCTGCTGCTGCCCCACGTGCTGCACTTCAACGGGGAGGACCCCCGCGCGGCGGAGAAGTACGCCAGGCTGGCCGGGCTGTGCGGCTTGGCCAAGAACGGCCGGGCCCTGGCCGCGGCCCTGTCCCGTATGCGCGCCGGGCTGGGCATGCCCGAGACGCTGAGCGCCTGCGGCGTGGAGGGGCGCGCGCTGCGGGCGGATCTGGAGGCCCTGGCGGCGGCGGCCCTGGCCGACGTGTGCCTGCCCGGCAACCCCCGGCCCGCCACGGAGGAGGCCTTGAAAACCCTGTTGAAGGAGCTGGTGTAG